Part of the Myxococcus xanthus genome is shown below.
CGGGCTTCGGCGTGCCGCTGCCCATCGACCGGGAGTACGTGGCGGCGCTGCTGGGTTTCTCGCGCGTGCAGCGCAGCCCCATCGACGTGCAGAACGGACGCGGCCGTCACGAGTCCGCGGTGCTGGGCTGGGCCTGCTCGGTGGCGGGCACGCTGGAGAAGTGGCTGTGGGACGTGCAGCTCTACAGCATGGACGAGTTCGGCTTCCTCGGACTGCCGGACGCGTACACCACGGGCTCGTCCATCATGCCGCAGAAGAAGAACCCGGACGTCGTGGAGCTGGCCCGGGGCCGCTGCCGCGAGCTGCGCGGACTGGCGCATCAGGTGGAGGCCGTCGCGGGCGGACTGCCCTCCAGCTACCACCGCGACTTCCAACTGCTGAAGTCCCCCACCCTGACGGCGCTGGGCTCCACGCGGGAGCTGCTGGACGTGCTCACCCGGTTGGTGCCCGCGCTCCAGGTGAAGGCGGACGCGGCGGCGCGTGCCAGCGACGACACGCTGTACGCGGCGCACCATGCCTATGCGCTGGTGGCCCAGGGACAGGCCTTCCGTGACGCCTACAAGCAGGTGGGCCGCGAGCTGGTGGAAGGAACGTTCCGTCCAGACCGCGGCGCCCTGACGGCCACCCACCTGGGTGGCGCCGGCAACCTGGGCCTGCCCCAGGCCCGGGAAGAGCTGGCCGCCTCGCGCGCCTGGCTCGATGAGACGCACCGCCTGGTGGCCGATGCCGCCGGGCGCGTCTGGACGGTTTGAACCGCATCCCCGCGAGGAGCGAATCATGAGCAACAAGAAGAACGTGGTGCTGGCCTTCTCCGGCGGACTCGATACCGCTTTCTGTGCCGTCTACCTGCGAGAGCAGGGCTACGACGTCACCACCGTCACGGTGGACACCGGCGGCTTCCCGCCCGAGCAGTTGGAGCGCATCGCCGCGCTGTCCAAGCAGTTGGGCGCGGTGGAGCACGTGACGGTGGACGCGCGCGAGACGCTCTTCCAGGGCTACCTGCGCTACCTCATCGCGGGCAACGTGCTGCGCGGCCAGGTCTACCCCCTGAGCGTGTCCGCGGAGCGCGCGTGCCAGGCGGCGGAGGTCGTCCGCGTGGCGCGCGAGAAGGGCACCCAGGCGCTGGCGCACGGCAGCACGGGCGCGGGAAATGACCAGGTGCGCTTCGACGTGGCCTTCCGCTCGCTGGCGCCGGAGCTGGAGCTGCTCACGCCCATCCGCACGCTGTCCCTGAGCCGGCAGCAGGAGCTGACCTACCTGGCCGAGCGCGGCGTCCACATGCCGCCGAAGCTGGGCTCCTACTCCGTCAACGAGGGCATGTGGGGCACCTCCGTGGGCGGCGCCGAGACGCTGGACTCCTGGAAGGCGCTGCCCGAGGCGGCCTTCCCCGGCGGCGAGCTGTCGCAGGACCTCAAGCCCCGTCCCCTCACGGTGTCCTTCGAGAAGGGCGTCCCGGTGGCGCTGGACGGCGAGAAGCTGGGCCCCGTGAAGCTGGTGGAGGCGCTCAACGCGCTGGGGCGCACCTACGGCATCGGCCGGGGCGTGCACCTGGGTGACACGATTCTGGGCATCAAGGGCCGCGTGGGCTTCGAGGCGCCGGCGGCGCACCTGCTCGTCACCGCGCACCGCGAGCTGGAGAAGCTGGTGCTCTCCGGCAAGCAGCTCTTCTGGAAGGAGTCGATGGGCAACCTCTACGGCTCGCTGCTGCACGAGGGGCACTTCTTCGACCCGCTGGTGAAGGACCTGGAGGCGTTCCTCACCTCGTCGCAGGAGCGCGTGACGGGTGACGTGCGGCTGGTGCTGCACCCGCGCACGCAGGTGGTGGAAGGCGTGCGTTCGCCGCACTCGCTGATGGACGCGAAGGTGGCGACGTACGGAGAGGCCAACGTGTTGTGGAACGGCTCGGAAGCCGCGGGCTTCGCCAAGCTGTACGGCGTCGCGCAGATGCTCTCGCATCGCGCGAAGTGAGGGTGCCATGAAGGTTTTCGTCGACAAGGTAGGCAGTGTCACCCGCAACCTCGGCCTGGGCCGTACCGTCCACCTCGCGTCCGAGGTGAAGGCCGAGGAGGGCGCGGTGGTGGCCGTGCGCATCCACGGAGAGAAGAGCACGTACAACCAGCTCGAGGACGTGCACGGGCGCCTGGTGACGCTGCACGCCGGTGACATCGTCGTGGGCGCGCTGGGCCACCGCAACGCGCTTCACGGCTATGAGGGCGTGGTGCCCGCGTCCGTCACCGTGGGCGAGCGGCTGCACATGCTCAACATGGGCGGCGTCATCGGCAAGTGCACCTCGCACAACCACGGCGTGGGCCTGCCCTTCGAGGCGGAGGTGCTGGGCCAGGTGCTGGAGTTCCCGGAGCTGATGTCGCGCACCGGGCAGCCAGCGCACGTGTCCTCCGGCGCTCTGAAGGGCACGTCGTCGCCGGTGAAGTGCCCCGTCGTCTACGTGGTGGGCACCTGCATGAACTCGGGCAAGACGTTCGCCTCGGCGGCCATGGTGCGCAAGCTGGCACAGGCGGGCTTCCGCGTGGGCGGCGCCAAGCTGACGGGGGTGTCGCTGATGCGCGACACGCTGAGCATGCAGGACTCCGGCGCGGACGTGGTGATGGACTTCACGGACGCGGGCATCGTCTGCACGGGCCCTCGCACGGGCGCGCGCGTGGCGCGGGTGCTCTTCTCCGAGCTGGCGGCGGAGAACGTGGACGTCATCGTCGCGGAGACGGGCGACGGCATCATGGGCGAGTACGGCGTACAGGGCATCCTCGCGGACCCGGAGCTCAAGAGCCTGGCGGGGGCGTGGGTGCTGTGCGCCAACGACCCGGTGGGCGCATCCGGCGGCGTGCGGCACCTGCGCGAGGCGTACGGCATCGAAGTGGACGTGGTGGCCGGACCGGCCACGGACAACGCCGTGGGCGTGCGCTTCGTGGAGCAGGTGGTGGGCATCCCCGCTCGCAACGCCCGCGCGGACGCGGCGGCGCTGGGCGGACTCATCCTGGAAAAAATCGCCCCCAAGCTGGGCGCGGGGAGGAAGTCATGACGCAGGTCAACATCTACATCCTGGGTGCCTCCGGCTTCGGCGGCGGCGAGCTCTTGCGCATCCTCTCCGGCCACCCCGCGGTGGGCAGCATCCGCGCGGTGTCGCGGCACCACGCCGGCGAGCCCATCCACAAGGTGCACCCGCACCTGCGCGGACTGGTGGAGGGCCGCTTCGAGGGCGAGCCCGACTGGAAGTGGCTGGCGGACTGCGAGCAGCCCGTCGTCTTCAGCGCGCTGGGCCACGGCGACCTGGCCAAGCAGTTCGCGGGCCTGGAGAAGCAGTGGGCGGAGGTCGGCATCGCCGAGCGCCTGCTGCTGGTGGACCTGTCCTCCGACTTCCGGCTGGACCACCCGGGCCGCTACGCGGGCGCGTACGGCCGGCCCCACCCGTCCCCGGAGCTGCTGGGCACCTTCACCTACGGCCTCACCGAGTGGAAGCGCGACGCGGTGAAGACGGCGAAGCGCATCGCCAACCCGGGCTGCTTCGCCACGGCGGTGCAGTTGGCGCTCCTGCCCATCGCCTCCACGCCGGGCTTGGGGCTGCTCGCGGTGTCCGGCGTCACGGGCTCGTCCGGCTCCGGCTCGCTGCCCGGTGAGGGCACGCACCACCCGACGCGTGCGCAAGACTTCCGCGCGTACAAGCCGCTGGAGCACCAGCACGAGGCCGAGGTGGAGGTCATGCTGGTCGCCCACGGCGCGCAGCGGCACCGGTTGGCCTTCGTCCCGCACTCGGCGCCCATGGTGCGCGGCATCTTCGCCACCGTGCAGTTCGAGTGGCCGGAGCACGGCGGCGCGGTGGTGACGGCGTCGCTGATGGAGAAGTACCGCCGCTACTACGAGGGCTCGAAGTTCGTGCGCATCGTCGAGGGTACGCCGCGCATCGCTGCGGTGGCCGGCAGCAACTTCTGCGACATCGCGGTGGCCACCAAGGGCCGCTCGGTGGCCGTCATGGCGGCGCTCGACAACCTGGTGAAGGGCATGGCCGGCCAGGCGGTGCAGAACTTCAACGTCGCGCTGGGGCTGCCGGAAGACACGGCGCTGCGCCAGGCCGCCTGCTACCCGTAGGCCGCACGTCCCCAGGGCCTGGGTGCACACGCCCAGGCCCTCCGCTCGCAACGGCCGCCTCCTTCGCGAGCAACTCCCGCATCAGCTTGCGTCCCAGGACGAGCCCCAGCAGCAGGCTCACCACCATGCCGGTGGCGGACACAGCCGTCATCCACGTCTTCCCCTGTCCCAGCGAGCTACCGAAGAGCGCCGTCAGCAGCGTCCCGGGGAGGGTGCCCACCACCGCGCCCAGCGCCAGCGGGACGTAGCGGGCGCCTGACGCGGACGCCGTCGCCAGCATCACATCCGCCGGAATCACTGAATTGATGCAGGCCAGGAAGCCGAGCTGGAAGCCATGCTCGCGCGCCGCGCGCTCGAACACCGGGTGCTTGTCCCCGGCCAGCCGCCGCATGGGCTTGCGGCCCAGCCTGCGCGCCAGCAAGTGGATGAGGCCCGAGGCCAGCAGCGTCCCGACGAGCGCGTAGACCGTGCCCGCGGCCATGCCGAAGAGGATGCCGCCCACCGCCGTGAAGAGCTGCCCGGGCAGCAGCGTCACCGGGCGCACCGCGAGGAGCAGGATGAAGGCCAAGGGCGCCAGCGCGCCCAGGGGCCTCAGCCAGCCCGACAGCGTCTGCTGATCCAGGTATTGCGGCCCCAGCAGCCGCAGCCCCACGAGCAAGCCGACGGAGATGCAGAGCGGCCCGATGAGCTTGAGGCCCGCGCTCAGCCGTCCTCCCTTGGAGCGAGGGTGCTTGGACATGGCTCAAAGCTGGGAAGCCCCACGCGGGAAGGCAAGAGCAGCCAGGCGAGAGGTGATGCCTTGCATTCCACCTCGCCCTGGCAATTTGCGATGCCCTCCGTACAAGCAAGAACAACATCGAGTGCGTCTCTGTCCAGCGCAACTGCGCTATCGTCCCGCGCTTTGAGTCTAAACAGGTAAGGACGAATGCATTTCGAGTTGGCCTTCGTACTGATTTTCGCCATCGCGACCGCCGTGGCCATCGCCGCGCGGTACTTCAAAATCCCCTATACGGTTGCCCTGGTCGTCGCGGGCCTGCTGTTGGGTACGTTCAAGGCGTTCGAGCCGCCGCACCTCACGAAGGAGCTGCTCTTCGCCATCATCCTCCCAGGTCTGCTCTTCGAAGCGGCCTTCCACGTCGAGTTCCGCAAGTTCTGGAAGAACAAGATGGCCATCCACGCCCTGGCCATTCCAGGGCTCCTGGCCTCCGCGGGGCTCACGGCCTTCATCCTCACGCGCGTGGTGGATGGGTTGGACTTCGTCCATGGCTTCGGGATGCTGTCCGCGCTGGTGTTCGCGTCCGTCATCGTGTCCACGGACCCCATCGCCGTGGTGGCGCTCTTCAAGTCGCTGGGCGCGCCCAAGCGGCTGCTCATCCTGGTGGAGGGAGAGAGCCTGCTGAACGACGGTTCCGCCGTCGTGCTCTTCACGCTCATCGTCGCGGTCGCCACGGGTGGCCAGTTCACGGTGGGCGGCGCCCTGTTCGACTTCATCAAGGTCTTCGGCATGGGCGTGCTGATGGGCAGCGCGGTGGGCTTCGCCGTCGCGCAGGTCATCAAGCGCGTAGACGACGCCATGGTGGAAATCACCCTCACGGTCATCGCGGCGTACGGCTCGTTCGTGCTCGCCGAGCACTTCCACTACTCGGGCGTCATCGCGTCGGTGGTGGCCGGCATGCTGTGCGGCAACTGGGCCACGCACGAGGGCATGAGCCCCGCCACCCGCATCGCGGTGGAGAGCTTCTGGGAGTACCTGGCGTTCGCGCTCAACTCCGTGGTGTTCCTCCTCATCGGCCTGGAGGTGCAGCTCTCCTCGCTGCTGGCCTCGTGGAAGCCCATCCTCGCCGCCTATGTGGCGGTGATGGTGGCCCGCGCCGTGGTCGTCTACGGCGTGTCCGCGCTGCTCCGCTTCACCAAGGAGAAGATGCCGTGGACCTGGAGCGCGGTGCTCACCTGGAGCGGCCTGCGTGGCGCCATCTCCATGGTGCTGGTGCTCGGTCTTCCCACGGACTTCCCGCACCGCGAGCTGCTGGTGAACATGACGTTCGGCGTGGTGGTCCTCTCCATCATCTTCCAGGGCCTCACCATGGCGCCGCTGCTGCGCAAGCTGCGCATCACCGGCCTCAAGGACGCGTTCCAGGAGCAGTACGAGCTGGCCCGCGGCCGCCTGGGCGCCATCCACGCAGCGCAGGCCGCGCTGGAGAGCATGCGCCGCGCCCGGGAGATTCCGGGGGATGTGGTGACGCAGTTGGAGAAGGACTACCAGGAGAAGGAAGTCGTCGCGGAGAAGGAGCTGACGGCGCTGAAGCAGCAGTCGATGCGCTTCCACGAGGAGGAGCACCAGGAAGCGGTTCGCCGCGTGCTCATCGTGGAGAAGGCGGCGCTGCTCAAGGCCTACCAGTCCGCCACCATTGGCAAGGAGGCCTTCGCACGGCTGACGGCGGATCTGGATGAGCGCATCGCCGCCGCGGACGCCGCGGAGAACCACGTGCCGCCAGAGGGTGAGACTCCGGCCGTGGCCGGCGCCGCGAGCGCCTGATTCATCCGGGCACGGCACATCCGCCTGATGACATTCAGGCGGGTTTGCCGTGCCTGCTGCGTCTGGGCCTCCTAGACTCTCGTGTGTGAAACCACGAAAGCAGGCGGTCCCGAGGCGACTTCGCAGAGTGCTCGTCGCCACTGATTTCTCGGAGGCGAGCACCCACGCGGTGGGCAGGGCTGGACACCTGCCACTCGCGGACGGCGCGAAGGTGCTGGTGACACACGTCCTCCCCAGCCGCATGCCCGCGGAGGTGGGCTCCCGAGCGCTCCAGGCCACCGCGCGCGAGTTGGAGCGGGTCGCCGAGCGGCTGCGCAACATGCTGCGTGCCGAGGGCAGTTCCGCCACGGTCGACACGCACATCGCTCGCGGCAAGCCCGTCGAGGCCATCCTGCGCCGGGCCCGGGCCTTTGGCGCGGAGCTCATCGTCCTGGGCCGGCATGGCGACAAGCCGCTGCGCAACATGTTCCTGGGCTCCACGGCGGAGAACGTCATCCGCGGCGGAGACCTGCCCGTGCTCATCGCCAACCGGCGGGCTCCTGGGCCCTACCTACGGCCCGTCGTGGCCGTGGACGCCGACGAAACGTCCAAGCGCGCGGCGAGCTTCGTTCCCACGCTGATGACGCCCGGCTCGGAGCTAACGCTGGTGCACGCGTATGACGTGCCGCTGGAGTACGCGGTGTTCCCCGGGCTGACGGCGAAGGAGTACAAGCACTACCGGCAGACGTTCAAGGCGACCGCGGAGCGCAAGCTCAAGGCGTTGCAGCGGGAGCTCGATGCGGTCGACATCCCGTACCACCTGGTGATGGAGAGCGGCGGCTCACGCTCCATCGTCCTCGAGTTCGTGGACGACCAGGGCGCGGACCTGCTGGCGCTGGGCACCCGGGCGCGCTCCGGTGTGGCGTTCGCGTTGCTCGGCAGCGTCGCGACGGACCTCATCCGTGAGGCGAAGTGCGACGTGCTCGTCGTCCGCGAGGCCGAGCCCCACGAGTAGCGTGAAGGCCCCCGCTCGTGCGGGCTCAGGCCTCGGGGGCCTTGCCGGCCTGGGTGTCGGTGGCGGGTGATGCCCCTGCCTCTTCCGTCGCAGCGGGCTCCACGCCACCGGAGTCCTGCGCCTGCGATGCAGCAGCGTTCGCGTCGCTGGCTGGCGCCTGAGCCTGCGCGGAAGCAACCGTCGCCGAGAGGGCCGCGGCCGTGAGCGCGTCTCCAGCCACAGCCGTGGACTGGGCTTCTCGCTGCTCCAGCCGCGCCCCGCCCTGCTCCGCCGCGCGGAGGAACTCGTCGTACTCGGACTTGCGCTCCGCTGCCTTGGCCTGGGTTTTCACCGACTGCTGTGCCGCGGCGTGCCGGCCCATCATCACCGCACGCGCGCTGAGCACGACGCCTCCAGCGAAGGCCGCTAGGCTGAACACGGAGCCGATGTCCCCGGCCCACAGCCCGTACACGCCGCTCTGGATGAAGGCCATCGCGTTCAAGAAGGCCGCGCCCGTGAGCGCCGCACCGCCCGCCGTGGTCCACGGACGCAGCTCCATCACCCGCGCGGCGCCGTAGCACAGCACCGGCAACATCCCGAGCACCCACAGGTTCTCCAGCAGCACCGCCAGCGCCACCCGCAGCACGCCCACCGGCACCGCCTGGATGCGCACGCTCAGCCGAAGCGTCAGCGCCACACTCAGAATCGACCCCGCGATAAGCGCGATGAACCCCAGTCCCATGATGAACTGGAAGCGACGGACACGGACGCGCAGCGGTTCGAGGACACTCGTCTTGGAGCTCACGGGCAGGCAGCCTACTCCACTTCAGCCCTCATCCTCTTCCGCGTCCGTCGTTCCCCCCGGCGT
Proteins encoded:
- the argG gene encoding argininosuccinate synthase; the protein is MSNKKNVVLAFSGGLDTAFCAVYLREQGYDVTTVTVDTGGFPPEQLERIAALSKQLGAVEHVTVDARETLFQGYLRYLIAGNVLRGQVYPLSVSAERACQAAEVVRVAREKGTQALAHGSTGAGNDQVRFDVAFRSLAPELELLTPIRTLSLSRQQELTYLAERGVHMPPKLGSYSVNEGMWGTSVGGAETLDSWKALPEAAFPGGELSQDLKPRPLTVSFEKGVPVALDGEKLGPVKLVEALNALGRTYGIGRGVHLGDTILGIKGRVGFEAPAAHLLVTAHRELEKLVLSGKQLFWKESMGNLYGSLLHEGHFFDPLVKDLEAFLTSSQERVTGDVRLVLHPRTQVVEGVRSPHSLMDAKVATYGEANVLWNGSEAAGFAKLYGVAQMLSHRAK
- a CDS encoding TVP38/TMEM64 family protein — its product is MSKHPRSKGGRLSAGLKLIGPLCISVGLLVGLRLLGPQYLDQQTLSGWLRPLGALAPLAFILLLAVRPVTLLPGQLFTAVGGILFGMAAGTVYALVGTLLASGLIHLLARRLGRKPMRRLAGDKHPVFERAAREHGFQLGFLACINSVIPADVMLATASASGARYVPLALGAVVGTLPGTLLTALFGSSLGQGKTWMTAVSATGMVVSLLLGLVLGRKLMRELLAKEAAVASGGPGRVHPGPGDVRPTGSRRPGAAPCLPAAPARR
- a CDS encoding Na+/H+ antiporter, with amino-acid sequence MHFELAFVLIFAIATAVAIAARYFKIPYTVALVVAGLLLGTFKAFEPPHLTKELLFAIILPGLLFEAAFHVEFRKFWKNKMAIHALAIPGLLASAGLTAFILTRVVDGLDFVHGFGMLSALVFASVIVSTDPIAVVALFKSLGAPKRLLILVEGESLLNDGSAVVLFTLIVAVATGGQFTVGGALFDFIKVFGMGVLMGSAVGFAVAQVIKRVDDAMVEITLTVIAAYGSFVLAEHFHYSGVIASVVAGMLCGNWATHEGMSPATRIAVESFWEYLAFALNSVVFLLIGLEVQLSSLLASWKPILAAYVAVMVARAVVVYGVSALLRFTKEKMPWTWSAVLTWSGLRGAISMVLVLGLPTDFPHRELLVNMTFGVVVLSIIFQGLTMAPLLRKLRITGLKDAFQEQYELARGRLGAIHAAQAALESMRRAREIPGDVVTQLEKDYQEKEVVAEKELTALKQQSMRFHEEEHQEAVRRVLIVEKAALLKAYQSATIGKEAFARLTADLDERIAAADAAENHVPPEGETPAVAGAASA
- the argH gene encoding argininosuccinate lyase yields the protein MADTLWGKGLPLDAAIHRFTVGNDPVVDLALAPHDALGSAAHARMLARVGLLKDAEAKSLVTALKALHDEARAGTFVIRPEQEDGHTALEAALVERVGEPGKRIHLGRSRNDQVQLALRLLLREEVLTLGARAAELAGAFLDFAQAHKDVALPGYTHLRRAMPSTFGLWGMAFAEGLLEELEALRGVWARLDRCPLGAAAGFGVPLPIDREYVAALLGFSRVQRSPIDVQNGRGRHESAVLGWACSVAGTLEKWLWDVQLYSMDEFGFLGLPDAYTTGSSIMPQKKNPDVVELARGRCRELRGLAHQVEAVAGGLPSSYHRDFQLLKSPTLTALGSTRELLDVLTRLVPALQVKADAAARASDDTLYAAHHAYALVAQGQAFRDAYKQVGRELVEGTFRPDRGALTATHLGGAGNLGLPQAREELAASRAWLDETHRLVADAAGRVWTV
- a CDS encoding universal stress protein, with amino-acid sequence MLVATDFSEASTHAVGRAGHLPLADGAKVLVTHVLPSRMPAEVGSRALQATARELERVAERLRNMLRAEGSSATVDTHIARGKPVEAILRRARAFGAELIVLGRHGDKPLRNMFLGSTAENVIRGGDLPVLIANRRAPGPYLRPVVAVDADETSKRAASFVPTLMTPGSELTLVHAYDVPLEYAVFPGLTAKEYKHYRQTFKATAERKLKALQRELDAVDIPYHLVMESGGSRSIVLEFVDDQGADLLALGTRARSGVAFALLGSVATDLIREAKCDVLVVREAEPHE
- the argC gene encoding N-acetyl-gamma-glutamyl-phosphate reductase encodes the protein MTQVNIYILGASGFGGGELLRILSGHPAVGSIRAVSRHHAGEPIHKVHPHLRGLVEGRFEGEPDWKWLADCEQPVVFSALGHGDLAKQFAGLEKQWAEVGIAERLLLVDLSSDFRLDHPGRYAGAYGRPHPSPELLGTFTYGLTEWKRDAVKTAKRIANPGCFATAVQLALLPIASTPGLGLLAVSGVTGSSGSGSLPGEGTHHPTRAQDFRAYKPLEHQHEAEVEVMLVAHGAQRHRLAFVPHSAPMVRGIFATVQFEWPEHGGAVVTASLMEKYRRYYEGSKFVRIVEGTPRIAAVAGSNFCDIAVATKGRSVAVMAALDNLVKGMAGQAVQNFNVALGLPEDTALRQAACYP